A DNA window from Gillisia sp. Hel1_33_143 contains the following coding sequences:
- a CDS encoding thymidylate synthase: MKQYHDLIKHILDNGVQKGDRTGTGTKSVFGYQMRFDLSEGFPMVTTKKLHLKSIVYELLWFLNGDTNVKYLQDNGVRIWNEWADENGDLGPVYGYQWRNWNGEDIDQIKEIVETLKKNPNSRRMLVSAWNPSVMPDTSKTFSENVANGKAALPPCHAFFQFYVADGKLSCQLYQRSADVFLGVPFNIASYALFTMMMAQVCGYEPGDFIHTFGDAHIYNNHFEQVELQLSRDLRKLPQIKINPEVKDIFSFKFEDFSLENYDPHPHIKGKVAV, from the coding sequence ATGAAACAATATCACGACCTTATAAAACATATTCTGGATAACGGGGTACAAAAAGGAGATCGCACAGGTACAGGTACCAAAAGCGTTTTTGGATACCAAATGAGATTTGACCTTAGCGAAGGATTTCCAATGGTAACTACCAAAAAGCTTCATTTAAAGTCTATAGTATATGAGCTGTTGTGGTTCTTAAACGGAGACACCAACGTAAAATATCTTCAAGATAACGGGGTAAGGATCTGGAATGAATGGGCTGATGAAAATGGCGATCTTGGACCTGTATATGGTTACCAGTGGAGAAATTGGAATGGAGAAGATATAGACCAGATTAAAGAGATAGTTGAGACTTTAAAGAAAAACCCAAATAGTAGAAGAATGTTGGTTTCTGCTTGGAATCCATCCGTAATGCCCGATACTTCAAAAACTTTTTCTGAAAATGTAGCCAATGGAAAGGCTGCTTTACCACCATGTCATGCTTTTTTCCAATTCTATGTTGCAGATGGAAAGTTGTCTTGTCAACTTTATCAGCGCAGTGCAGATGTATTTCTTGGCGTACCTTTTAATATAGCCTCCTACGCTCTATTTACCATGATGATGGCTCAGGTATGTGGTTATGAACCCGGAGATTTCATACATACCTTTGGAGATGCGCATATCTATAACAATCATTTTGAACAAGTAGAATTGCAGTTATCTAGAGATCTTCGTAAATTACCTCAAATTAAAATAAATCCTGAGGTTAAAGATATCTTCAGTTTTAAATTTGAAGATTTCAGTCTTGAAAATTATGATCCGCACCCGCATATAAAAGGAAAAGTAGCGGTATAA
- a CDS encoding L-histidine N(alpha)-methyltransferase produces MKENIKTTFSSAFEEDVHIGLSTYPKYLLSKYIYDKKGDKLFQDIMNLPEYYLTNCEFNILKDHTSEITEIFKSDKGFDLIELGAGDGKKTKLLLKELVAQKIHFNYLPIDISENVLLELEDSLKKEIPEVQVKIQQGTYFKTLEKLSDYNTRKKVILVLGSNIGNLLHTDAIDFLKHIQIAMSDEDMLFMGFDQKKDPEIILEAYNDKTGVTAAFNKNLLARINSELGGNFNLETFSHWETYDPESGTAKSFLVSREEQNVSIESLGIDIHFDAWETIHTEISQKYDDAVVEWLAEEAGLKVTHSFVDEKKYYKNYIFKKQ; encoded by the coding sequence ATGAAAGAAAATATAAAGACCACTTTTTCTTCAGCATTTGAAGAAGATGTACATATAGGGCTAAGTACCTATCCTAAATATTTATTGTCAAAGTATATTTATGATAAAAAGGGCGATAAGTTGTTTCAAGATATCATGAACTTACCGGAATATTATTTAACCAATTGTGAATTCAATATTCTAAAAGATCATACTTCAGAAATTACAGAAATATTTAAGAGCGATAAAGGTTTTGATCTAATTGAGCTGGGGGCAGGTGATGGTAAAAAGACGAAACTTCTGCTTAAAGAATTAGTAGCTCAAAAAATACACTTTAATTATCTACCAATAGATATAAGCGAGAATGTACTTCTAGAACTGGAAGATTCTCTTAAAAAGGAGATCCCAGAAGTTCAGGTAAAGATTCAGCAAGGAACCTATTTCAAAACATTAGAAAAACTGTCAGATTATAATACCCGAAAAAAGGTAATTCTTGTATTGGGTTCAAATATTGGTAACCTTCTACATACAGATGCTATAGATTTTCTAAAACATATTCAAATTGCAATGAGTGATGAGGATATGCTTTTTATGGGATTTGATCAAAAGAAAGACCCGGAAATCATACTGGAAGCCTACAACGATAAAACGGGGGTTACCGCTGCCTTCAACAAAAATTTGCTCGCAAGAATAAATTCTGAGCTTGGAGGTAATTTTAACTTAGAAACTTTTTCTCACTGGGAAACTTATGATCCGGAGTCTGGCACTGCAAAAAGCTTTTTGGTAAGTAGAGAAGAGCAAAATGTAAGTATAGAAAGTCTGGGAATAGATATTCATTTTGATGCGTGGGAGACAATTCATACAGAGATATCACAAAAATATGATGATGCTGTTGTAGAGTGGCTCGCGGAAGAAGCAGGTTTAAAAGTAACCCACTCCTTTGTTGACGAAAAAAAATATTATAAGAACTACATTTTTAAAAAACAATAA
- a CDS encoding energy transducer TonB encodes MEKVISFVVLFFVASISFAQEGVKVSGNSVSTTEIAPVWPGCENSKDTKACFNKMLGQHVRENYKYPKNSKGEFLRGKAIISMVINKEGMVEVTSIEGKDAKINAAAKEMIMKMPKMKPGSLAGKPTPIEYTIPLNF; translated from the coding sequence ATGGAAAAAGTAATTTCATTTGTTGTTTTGTTTTTTGTAGCAAGCATTTCTTTTGCACAAGAAGGAGTAAAAGTTTCTGGTAATTCTGTTTCAACTACAGAAATTGCGCCCGTATGGCCTGGTTGCGAAAATAGCAAAGACACAAAAGCTTGTTTTAATAAGATGTTAGGACAACACGTACGCGAAAATTATAAATATCCTAAGAATAGCAAAGGAGAATTCCTTAGAGGGAAGGCAATAATTTCTATGGTCATCAATAAAGAAGGAATGGTTGAAGTTACATCTATTGAGGGAAAGGACGCTAAAATAAATGCTGCTGCTAAAGAAATGATCATGAAGATGCCTAAAATGAAGCCAGGTAGTTTAGCCGGAAAACCTACTCCTATCGAATATACCATCCCCCTTAACTTTTAG
- the egtB gene encoding ergothioneine biosynthesis protein EgtB translates to MISKNKLLNLFTNTRKDTEQICSFLETEDYVVQPVVDVSPPKWHLGHTTWFFEEFVLKEFYKDYVLFDDHTAFVFNSYYESVGEKVVRTDRGNLSRPTVAWIYSYRKHVTDAMMKLFENTSNFSKKMLEVIEIGCHHEKQHQELLLTDIKYILGNNPLLPHYNLTFKENPIQKYETEWITVPAGIYEIGHDTDSFCYDNELGRHKVYLQDYEIANKLVTNKEYLEFIEAGGYKDVLLWHAEGWEWVNINNIKSPAYWHHIDGKWQQYTLQGLKDLKLEAPVTHISYFEAFAYSQWKEMRLPTEFEWEIAQKNFDWGSRWEWTESAYSPYPNYTKAPGALGEYNGKFMVNQKVLRGGSVATSKDHTRATYRNFFQTQLRWQFTGLRLAR, encoded by the coding sequence ATGATCTCAAAAAACAAATTACTTAACTTATTTACAAATACAAGAAAAGATACAGAGCAAATATGTTCTTTTCTAGAAACAGAAGATTACGTGGTGCAACCCGTAGTAGATGTTTCTCCACCTAAATGGCATCTAGGCCATACCACCTGGTTCTTCGAAGAATTTGTTCTTAAGGAATTTTATAAGGATTATGTGCTTTTTGACGATCACACTGCTTTTGTATTCAACAGTTATTATGAAAGCGTTGGTGAGAAAGTGGTAAGAACAGATAGAGGTAATCTTTCTCGACCCACAGTTGCTTGGATCTATTCTTACAGAAAGCATGTGACTGATGCAATGATGAAGCTTTTTGAAAATACTTCCAATTTTTCTAAAAAAATGCTAGAAGTGATAGAGATTGGTTGTCATCATGAAAAACAACACCAGGAGTTACTCCTTACGGATATTAAATACATATTAGGAAATAACCCCTTACTCCCTCATTACAATCTAACATTTAAAGAAAATCCCATTCAGAAATATGAGACTGAGTGGATAACAGTACCTGCCGGTATCTATGAAATAGGGCATGATACTGATTCTTTTTGTTATGATAATGAACTTGGGAGACATAAAGTGTACCTTCAGGATTACGAAATAGCAAATAAGTTAGTTACCAATAAAGAGTATCTTGAATTTATTGAAGCCGGAGGTTACAAGGATGTATTATTATGGCATGCTGAAGGATGGGAATGGGTGAATATCAACAACATTAAATCTCCTGCATACTGGCACCACATAGATGGTAAATGGCAACAATACACCCTTCAAGGTTTAAAAGATTTAAAATTGGAAGCTCCCGTTACTCACATCTCCTATTTTGAAGCATTTGCATACTCTCAATGGAAAGAAATGAGATTGCCCACAGAATTTGAATGGGAAATTGCTCAAAAGAATTTTGATTGGGGAAGCAGATGGGAATGGACAGAAAGTGCATATAGCCCCTACCCTAATTATACGAAAGCTCCTGGGGCACTTGGAGAGTACAATGGGAAGTTCATGGTAAATCAAAAAGTACTTCGAGGGGGTTCTGTTGCAACCTCTAAAGATCATACCAGAGCCACTTATAGAAACTTTTTCCAAACCCAATTAAGATGGCAATTCACAGGATTAAGGTTGGCTAGATAA